GGCCCAGGGTCAACGGGCCGAGGCAGCCGCCCGCGTACACCCCGGTCTGGGTGATCGAGGTGGCGGCGGCCGGTGACTGCGGGTGGAGTCGGACCACCGCGAACGTCATCAGGCCGGGCCAGGCCCAACCCAGGCCGAAGCCGAGCACCACGCCGGCCACCAGCGGCACCGGGCCGGTCAACGCGAGCAGGCCCAGCCCGGCCGCACCGACGACCAGCATCGCGGCGATGACGGCGACGTGACCGGTGACGCGGCGGTCGGCCAGCCAGCCGGCACCCACCCGCGCGGTCATGCAGATCGCACTGCCCAGCGTCAGGGTGAGTCCGGCGAGGCCCGGCGACATGCCCCGGGCCGCCGCGGAGTCCACCAGGAAGGTGCCCAGCGCGTTCGCTGCGGCCGCGGCCAACGTCGCCGCCGCACCGACCACCACCAACGCCGCAGTGGCCCGGCCAGCGCGCGTCGCGCCGGCCTGCCGCGCCCGCAGGGGCACCTGCCGGGGCACGGCGGCCAGCGTCATCGTCGCGACCACGGCCGCCGCCACGAACGCCCAGCGCCAGCCGACGGTCAGCGCGATGGTAGGCACCGCCGCACCGGCCAGCAGTGTGGAGACCGGGATGGCGGCCTGCTTGACGCCGAACGACAGACCCTGCCGTCGGGCCGGCACGTGCTGGGCCAGCGCGGCGTTGCTTGCCAACTGGCCGAGCGCGTTCGCGGCGGCGCTGAGCGCCAGCAACCCGACCAGCACCGGGTACGAGCGGGCGAAGGCCGCCACGGCCAGCATCGACCCGGCGGCCAGCACGATCCCGCAGCGGGCCACCGGGGCCGCTCCGTACCGCTCGACGAGGCGGCCGGAGGGCACCGAGGCCAGCGCACTGACCCCGAAGTAGACGGACACGGCCAGGCCGAGGCCGGCCGGGGAGAAGTCGAGGTCCCTGCCCATCTGCACGGCGAGACCACCGAGCAGAAAGACGGGGAGTACGCAGGCCACGGTGGTGGCCACTGCGCCGGCGCTCGCCCTGATCGGGTGGGAGGGGGCGACGGTCGGGTCGGAGGTGATGGCGTTGTTGGTCATCGTCCGGCAAACCTACGTGAGACTCGCTCAGGCCACTCCTGGTGACGGTCGGGGCACAACGAGTGGATGGTGATCTGGCATCCTCGACCCGAACAGGCATTTCGCACCGGGCCTGTTTTTCATATGGTGTAAGTCCCCGGCGGCGGAGGTGGTTGTGCGCGACCCCTTGGCAGAACCTTCGGACCTGATCCGCAGCGTGTCCCGAGCGCTGCGGGTGCTGGAGTCGGTCGGTCGCGCCCCGAAAGGCCTGACCGTCAAGCAGATCGCTCGACGGTGCGAGCTGACCGTGGCCACGACCTACCACCTGGTCCGCACCCTGGCCTACGAGGGCTACGTGATCCGTCGCGAGGACGGCACGTACATCGTGGGGTTGGAGGTGGCCGACCGGTACCGGGAGCTGGTGACCGCGTTCCGGGGCCCGCCAGCGGTCGGTGAGACGCTGCGGCGGGCCGCACTGGACACCGGCTACAGCCACTACCTGGGTCGCTTCGTCGGCGGTCAGGTGGCCCTCACGGCGGTCGCCGAGGGGCACCGGTCGCCCTACCTGGAGGACCTGGTCCCCGGCTTCGACGAGGGGGCGCACGCGACGGCCCTGGGCAAGTCGCTGCTCGCCACCCTCACTGTCGACCAGCGCAACCGCTACCTGCGCGAATACGGCATGCGCCCGTTCACCACGGCCACGCTGACCACCACCGAGACGTTCGAGGCCGACCTGGCCGCCGGCGACCGGCGCGGCATGCAGTTGGAGATGGGCCAGTTCCGTCAGGGGGTGGCCTGCGCGGCGGTGCTCGTCGCGCCGGACAAGGACATGGAACGCCGCGTCGTGCTGGCCTGCGCGTTGCCGGCCAGCGAGATGATGACCTCCGCCCGGGTGGTACGGGCCAAACTGCTCACCGTGGCCCGCAGCGTCGCCGACGGCATCGCCTCCGACAACTGACGCACCCACGCATGAGAGGCCCTCTCCCGGGCTGGGAGAGGGCCTCTCGCGGCGGGGTGCCATGGCGGGTGCCGGTCAACAGGGGGAGCAGCCGGGGACGGTCGCTCATGGGAGAAGCCTCCATGAACACCTTCGCGGGCGGCAACCGGCACGCAACCGGTCTGACCTCGGGCTGAACCGATCGGCGTGACGGCACGTATTCCCGAGCGAACGCACCGCCGGACGCGCGCCGGAAGCGAGGAGACCGCCATCAGCGACCACGACGCCCAACTGCTGCGCGCGCTGCACGACGAGCACGCGGAGGCGCTGTACGCCCACGCCCTGCGGCTGGTCAACGGGGACCGGCAGCGCGCCGAGGATCTGGTGCAGGAGACGCTGCTGCGGGCCTGGCGACATCCGGAATCCCTCGACCCACAGCGCGGTTCGGTGCGGTCCTGGTTGTTCACCACCGCCCGCAACCTGGCCATCGACGCCTGGCGGCGGCGGTCCACCCGGGTCGGCGAGGTGTTCACCGACGATCTGCCCGAACCGCCGGACGTGATCGACGAGGCCGAGCGGGCGGTTGAGGCGTGGACCGTCGCCGAGGCGCTGAACCGGCTCAGCCCGACCCACCGCGAGGTGCTGGTCGAGTGCTTCTACCAGGGGCGGTCGGTGGCCGAGGCGGCATCCCGGCTGGGCGTACCGCCGGGGACCGTGAAGTCCCGCACCCACTACGCGCTGCGGTCTCTACGGTTGGTGCTGGCCGAGATGGGGGTGACGGGATGACGCAGTGTGAGTTCGCGTACGACGATGGCGCGTATGTGCTGGGCGCCTTGGCCCCCGCTGAGCGGGCGGCCTACGAGCGGCACCTCTCCGGCTGCGCCTCCTGCCGGGAGGCGGTCGCCGAGATCGCCGTCCTGCCCGGGTTGCTGGGGCGTCTCGACCCGGCGGGGTTGGAGCAGATCCTGCCGCCGCC
This portion of the Micromonospora zamorensis genome encodes:
- a CDS encoding MFS transporter, producing the protein MTNNAITSDPTVAPSHPIRASAGAVATTVACVLPVFLLGGLAVQMGRDLDFSPAGLGLAVSVYFGVSALASVPSGRLVERYGAAPVARCGIVLAAGSMLAVAAFARSYPVLVGLLALSAAANALGQLASNAALAQHVPARRQGLSFGVKQAAIPVSTLLAGAAVPTIALTVGWRWAFVAAAVVATMTLAAVPRQVPLRARQAGATRAGRATAALVVVGAAATLAAAAANALGTFLVDSAAARGMSPGLAGLTLTLGSAICMTARVGAGWLADRRVTGHVAVIAAMLVVGAAGLGLLALTGPVPLVAGVVLGFGLGWAWPGLMTFAVVRLHPQSPAAATSITQTGVYAGGCLGPLTLGPLAAHLGYPAMWTAAAVSMLLAAVLMLCGGRLLTRVAGAASRGDDQLVRSAM
- a CDS encoding IclR family transcriptional regulator, whose amino-acid sequence is MRDPLAEPSDLIRSVSRALRVLESVGRAPKGLTVKQIARRCELTVATTYHLVRTLAYEGYVIRREDGTYIVGLEVADRYRELVTAFRGPPAVGETLRRAALDTGYSHYLGRFVGGQVALTAVAEGHRSPYLEDLVPGFDEGAHATALGKSLLATLTVDQRNRYLREYGMRPFTTATLTTTETFEADLAAGDRRGMQLEMGQFRQGVACAAVLVAPDKDMERRVVLACALPASEMMTSARVVRAKLLTVARSVADGIASDN
- a CDS encoding sigma-70 family RNA polymerase sigma factor, which codes for MSDHDAQLLRALHDEHAEALYAHALRLVNGDRQRAEDLVQETLLRAWRHPESLDPQRGSVRSWLFTTARNLAIDAWRRRSTRVGEVFTDDLPEPPDVIDEAERAVEAWTVAEALNRLSPTHREVLVECFYQGRSVAEAASRLGVPPGTVKSRTHYALRSLRLVLAEMGVTG